ATTGCTGTACCTATTCTGATGGGGGCTCCGAAAGATAGACGATTTGCATTACCCAACACACGGTTTTTAATACATCAACCCTCAGGTGGAGCGGGAGGACAAGCAGCGGATATTCGAATAGAAGCACAAGAAATTTTGAAGATTCGTGAGAGGATTAATCGCCTTTTGTCCGTGGAAACAGGACATCCCATAGAGAAGATAGCCAAGGATAGTGACCGCAATTTCTGGATGTCTGCGGAGGAAGCCTTAGAATATGGTTTAATTGGAGAGATTATTTCAAGAAGGAAGGGGTAATAGAAAAATAATAAATGGCTGAGAAAGGTTGTGAACAAATTATACCTCTCCAACAATCTTTGAGGTTAAGGAAAATATTTTAAAGTATTGTTATGTATTTTGATAATCGTTCTTAGCTTGATAATTTTTATAGCAGGGGTTCTGATTTTTTCTGTTTTATATTCTGAACCTATGCCGATGTATCCAGAGCGGGTCAACGGAATAAAGATTTCTTCACCTATACCCGTAGTCCCCGGGGAAGGAATGCCTAAAGATTTTTCTCCGATGCGTTCGACAAACAATGTTGACCTTATTAGCATTGGGACAAGCATATTCATGGGCTTCCGCACAGCACCCAGTCATTTTGCATCACCTAATGCAAAGTTATATGTGATGCGGTCTGACGACAAAGGCAAATCATGGGAAAAAGAATTGTGTATAAGCATGAAGCGGGACCTTCGAGAACCACGTTTTTTATATTTCAAGGATAGGTTGTTTTTATATTTTTATACAGGAGGCACCGACCCCCTCCGATTTGAACCGGGATATATCCATTATTGCGAAAGACTGGAAGATGGCCATTGGACAGAACCTCAAGCAATATTTCAACCTGGTTATGTGGTGTGGCGTGTTCGAACCTTGGGGGAACAAGCGTATATGTCGGTATATTATGGATTGGATATATATGGTAAAGGGAACCTTGGTGATGCTCGCCTTTTAATTTCCTCCGATGGTATTCACTGGGAGCCCATTTCTAAAGAACCTCAAATTGACTGTGTTGGAGCAGAAGAAGCAGAATTTGTGTTTGATGACAAAGGAGGAATTGTTGCACTGGTGCGTCTTGAAGTAGGTGGAGGGGCATTAGTTTGTCGTGCTCCTGCGGATAAAATCAATTGCTGGGAGTGCAAATTTACACCTTATAAAGTTGACTCTTCACTTATGTTTACCCATAAAGGACGATTTTTTGTTGTTGGCAGAAGAAATATAGCTGGGCGTTCAGCAAGAGGTAAAGGAATTCTTCCTGAAAGTGTTTGGAATGCGTGGAGCATGGTATTTTATTCTCTCACCCGAAAACGCACTTGTTTATATGAGATTAACCCAAATACTTTGGAATTATATCCTCTCGTAGACCTGCCATCTAAGGGGGATACGGCATTCGCTGGAATTGTTCCCCTTTCTGAAGATACATACTATTTGGTA
The Candidatus Hydrogenedens sp. DNA segment above includes these coding regions:
- a CDS encoding ATP-dependent Clp protease proteolytic subunit, with amino-acid sequence MAFCEEPEICEEEKPAQQEGLSLRLLKNRVVIVSGEVTQELAEKIITQLLLLDYESQEPITVYVCSPGGHVDSGFAIYDIMKFVQSPVTTIGVGWVASIAVPILMGAPKDRRFALPNTRFLIHQPSGGAGGQAADIRIEAQEILKIRERINRLLSVETGHPIEKIAKDSDRNFWMSAEEALEYGLIGEIISRRKG